The following proteins come from a genomic window of Pyxidicoccus sp. MSG2:
- a CDS encoding NUDIX domain-containing protein, producing MPPPVKDRFCSFCGTAYAEPLAYPRTCPNAACKVTVWANPIPVSVVLVPVRSEQGTGLLVVRRGIEPRKGMLALVGGFLEEHETWQVGGAREVSEEVGVTVDATKLTPLWFTSTEPRPNRVLLFSVAPTLERASLAAFTPSTESQERGVIHGPQGLEDVFAFPLHIQAARKWFESQGLTGPHRFTPA from the coding sequence ATGCCTCCTCCCGTGAAGGATCGCTTCTGCTCGTTCTGCGGTACCGCCTACGCCGAGCCGCTTGCCTATCCGCGCACCTGTCCCAATGCCGCATGCAAGGTGACGGTATGGGCCAACCCCATTCCCGTCTCCGTGGTGCTCGTACCGGTGCGCTCGGAGCAGGGCACGGGGCTGCTGGTGGTGCGGCGGGGCATCGAGCCTCGCAAGGGCATGCTGGCCCTGGTGGGCGGCTTCCTGGAGGAGCACGAGACGTGGCAGGTGGGTGGCGCGCGCGAGGTGTCCGAGGAGGTCGGCGTGACGGTGGACGCGACGAAGCTCACGCCCCTGTGGTTCACCAGCACCGAGCCCCGGCCCAACAGGGTGCTGCTGTTCTCGGTGGCGCCCACCCTCGAGCGCGCCTCGCTCGCGGCCTTCACGCCGAGCACCGAGTCGCAGGAGCGTGGCGTCATCCATGGGCCACAGGGACTGGAGGACGTCTTCGCCTTTCCCCTGCACATCCAGGCGGCCCGGAAGTGGTTCGAGTCCCAGGGCCTCACCGGTCCCCACCGCTTCACTCCGGCCTAG
- a CDS encoding biotin transporter BioY translates to MSAGTGSPPPRVLADVVARTRLHDGALVLGAALFTGLLAQVAVAVPGSPVPITGQTLAVVLTAAALGPARGMAGQLAYVLLGALGLPFHAKGASGWAQVLGPTGGYLVGFIPAAFLIGLAARRGFDRLAWKAVPLFFVGQLVILAIGVSWLCVAAPLDLSTALHKGFLPFLPGGLLKAAIAGLGMPLAWRLVRLREP, encoded by the coding sequence TTGAGCGCGGGCACCGGTTCTCCACCGCCTCGCGTCCTGGCAGACGTCGTCGCACGCACGCGCCTCCATGACGGGGCGCTCGTGCTCGGCGCCGCGTTGTTCACCGGGTTGCTCGCGCAGGTCGCCGTCGCGGTGCCGGGCTCGCCGGTGCCCATCACGGGCCAGACGCTCGCGGTCGTCCTCACGGCCGCCGCGCTCGGACCCGCGCGAGGCATGGCCGGGCAGCTCGCCTACGTCCTGCTCGGGGCCTTGGGACTGCCGTTCCACGCCAAGGGGGCCAGCGGCTGGGCGCAGGTGCTCGGGCCGACTGGCGGCTACCTGGTGGGCTTCATCCCCGCGGCCTTCCTCATCGGGCTCGCGGCGCGGCGGGGCTTCGACAGGCTGGCGTGGAAGGCGGTACCGCTCTTTTTCGTTGGCCAGCTCGTCATCCTGGCCATCGGCGTGTCCTGGCTCTGCGTGGCGGCCCCACTCGACCTCTCAACTGCCCTCCACAAGGGCTTCCTGCCCTTCCTCCCCGGTGGGTTGCTCAAGGCAGCCATCGCCGGCCTGGGGATGCCCCTCGCCTGGAGGCTCGTACGGCTTCGCGAGCCATGA
- a CDS encoding helix-turn-helix transcriptional regulator, which produces MVDQGVMTSPALNAVLKTTVARDYPGISTEGRDKVAVLQDVMDAHGWRAVLELGRELRTLSSHPVLRALVAGPTPRHAMERWRTLERFLHSRHRTQLLEHDLARARMTVRHVAIDGGEILTVNDLFIWGVLVALLETAGFTGLTVTLERASGAPVVIHGGASKSAARRLPDATDVATFHWKPTRQGPLPACDAPGEGALHEVRGRLQQLMGGDLLHSWTLEESAQRLSLSRRGLQRALQQEGTTFSETLQRARVDAAHALLGDAGLTLTDVAFCTGFSDQAHFSRTFRRYNDVPPSALRELMLSTSSAGGASPGAADVEEKKGPARARTRGRAAG; this is translated from the coding sequence ATGGTGGACCAGGGTGTGATGACAAGCCCGGCACTGAATGCCGTGCTGAAGACCACCGTCGCTCGCGACTACCCGGGGATTTCCACCGAGGGACGCGACAAGGTCGCCGTCCTCCAGGACGTCATGGACGCACATGGCTGGCGGGCGGTGCTGGAGCTGGGGCGCGAGCTGCGGACCCTGTCGTCGCACCCCGTGCTCAGGGCCCTCGTCGCGGGGCCGACGCCCCGGCACGCGATGGAGCGGTGGAGAACCCTCGAGCGCTTCCTTCACTCGCGCCACCGCACCCAGCTCCTCGAGCATGACCTGGCACGTGCTCGGATGACCGTGCGGCACGTGGCCATCGACGGAGGGGAGATTCTCACCGTCAACGACCTGTTCATCTGGGGCGTCCTCGTCGCGCTCCTGGAGACCGCGGGCTTCACCGGGTTGACCGTGACACTCGAGCGTGCGTCCGGTGCACCCGTTGTCATCCACGGCGGGGCCTCGAAGTCCGCGGCGAGGAGGCTGCCCGATGCGACCGACGTGGCGACCTTCCATTGGAAGCCCACGAGGCAGGGGCCTCTTCCGGCGTGCGATGCGCCTGGGGAGGGTGCGCTCCACGAGGTTCGTGGCCGGCTTCAGCAGCTCATGGGTGGCGACCTGCTGCACTCCTGGACGCTCGAGGAGAGCGCGCAGCGACTTTCCCTGTCCCGCCGCGGCCTTCAACGCGCCCTGCAACAGGAAGGAACGACGTTTTCCGAGACCCTGCAGCGGGCGCGTGTCGACGCCGCGCATGCACTGCTGGGCGATGCGGGCCTGACGCTGACGGACGTCGCGTTCTGTACCGGCTTCTCTGACCAGGCGCACTTCTCCAGGACGTTTCGCAGGTACAACGACGTTCCTCCCTCGGCACTGCGCGAGCTGATGCTCTCGACCTCCTCCGCGGGGGGTGCGTCACCGGGTGCCGCGGATGTTGAGGAAAAGAAGGGCCCTGCCCGCGCGAGGACCCGAGGACGCGCGGCAGGGTGA
- a CDS encoding type 1 glutamine amidotransferase domain-containing protein encodes MVLSAASEQKLADGSTRQTGVFLNEFYEPYRALVDAGYEVVLATPEGRAPAFDPEGVKPSYWKEHPEALAEAQALLTQLPQLRAPLPLSEVRTRSDAFQALLVPGGQGVMVDLLHDTDLHALLLDFGASARPVGLVCHAPALLTRLPKEQRPFAGRHVTSVSGFEEWYIETFVMDARAQVRGIGAQLDEAGYRHETAFPGRSRAVRDCNLVTSQNPFSGADFNVHFLAALSDWRNGGRCEPESNTLAEASP; translated from the coding sequence ATGGTCCTCTCCGCCGCGTCCGAGCAGAAGCTCGCGGACGGCAGCACCCGCCAGACAGGCGTCTTCTTGAACGAGTTCTACGAGCCCTATCGGGCGCTCGTCGACGCGGGCTACGAGGTGGTGCTCGCGACGCCGGAGGGACGGGCTCCCGCGTTCGACCCGGAGGGCGTGAAGCCGTCCTACTGGAAGGAGCATCCCGAAGCGCTCGCCGAAGCGCAGGCGCTGCTCACGCAGCTTCCCCAGCTGCGTGCACCGCTTCCCCTGTCCGAGGTCCGCACACGCTCGGACGCGTTTCAGGCCCTCCTCGTGCCGGGCGGCCAGGGCGTCATGGTGGACCTGCTCCACGACACGGACCTGCATGCACTGCTCCTCGACTTCGGCGCCTCGGCCCGCCCCGTGGGACTCGTCTGTCATGCGCCCGCGCTCCTCACCCGGTTGCCGAAGGAGCAGAGGCCCTTCGCGGGCCGGCACGTCACCTCGGTGTCGGGCTTCGAGGAGTGGTACATCGAGACCTTCGTGATGGACGCACGCGCACAGGTCCGAGGCATCGGAGCTCAGCTCGACGAGGCCGGCTACCGGCACGAGACGGCGTTTCCGGGCCGCTCCCGCGCCGTGCGCGACTGCAACCTGGTGACGAGTCAGAATCCATTCTCCGGCGCGGACTTCAACGTGCACTTCCTCGCCGCGCTCAGCGACTGGCGCAACGGGGGACGGTGCGAGCCGGAATCCAACACGCTCGCGGAGGCTTCCCCCTGA
- a CDS encoding FAD-dependent oxidoreductase, whose amino-acid sequence MNIVIIGGGVAGVASAIALRQQGFSVRVLERHREKTHIGAGIVVWPNAAFVLDRLGVLAEMEAVSGRPVAMRRRSNTGEDLGSLDITLIDSRMGYPSLSVLRTDFQDILLRRLSSLGVEVEYGAAVERLATSEAGMASVLLAQGDVIDADIIIGADGRMASRARLYVNGDNAPVYQGFVNWIGVVESDDPMFDDIAVTDYWGVGERFGIVPVSAHKGYWAGGAASTAIQANAPERYKAELAALFASWPEAVRRVIDATPARRINKIHVHDHDPMPRWHRDNVIAIGDASHASLPTSGQGACQALEDGWHLANCLADHPGDPRHAFEAFTELRLEKTRAVTMAGRAIAASLFSRDTQACLRRNEASKASDFSALAAGMARGWSQHLPLAPTLNQGL is encoded by the coding sequence ATGAATATCGTCATCATCGGCGGAGGCGTTGCCGGCGTTGCCAGCGCCATCGCACTCAGGCAGCAGGGGTTTTCGGTGCGGGTGCTGGAGAGACATCGCGAGAAGACCCACATCGGCGCCGGCATCGTCGTGTGGCCGAATGCCGCCTTCGTGCTCGACCGGCTTGGCGTCCTGGCGGAGATGGAGGCGGTCAGCGGACGCCCGGTCGCCATGCGCCGACGCTCGAACACCGGCGAGGACCTGGGCTCGCTCGACATCACACTGATTGACAGCCGGATGGGTTATCCGAGCCTGTCGGTGCTGCGCACTGATTTCCAGGACATCTTGCTGCGCCGCCTGTCGTCGCTTGGCGTCGAGGTGGAATACGGCGCCGCGGTCGAGCGCCTTGCCACCTCGGAAGCAGGCATGGCGAGCGTGCTGCTAGCGCAAGGGGATGTGATTGACGCCGACATCATCATCGGCGCCGACGGGCGCATGGCCTCGCGTGCGCGCCTCTACGTCAACGGCGACAATGCGCCCGTGTATCAAGGCTTCGTCAACTGGATCGGCGTGGTTGAATCGGACGACCCGATGTTCGACGACATCGCCGTCACCGACTACTGGGGCGTGGGCGAACGCTTCGGCATCGTTCCGGTCAGCGCGCACAAGGGGTATTGGGCGGGTGGCGCGGCCAGTACAGCGATCCAGGCCAACGCGCCGGAGCGATACAAGGCGGAATTGGCGGCGCTGTTTGCATCCTGGCCGGAAGCCGTCCGGCGCGTCATTGACGCGACGCCGGCGCGGCGCATCAACAAGATTCACGTGCACGATCACGACCCGATGCCGCGCTGGCACCGGGACAATGTGATTGCCATCGGCGATGCCTCACATGCGTCGCTGCCGACCTCGGGACAGGGTGCCTGCCAGGCACTCGAAGATGGCTGGCACCTGGCGAACTGCCTGGCCGACCATCCCGGAGACCCGCGGCACGCGTTCGAAGCCTTCACCGAGCTGCGCCTCGAAAAGACCCGTGCCGTCACCATGGCCGGACGCGCCATCGCGGCGAGCCTGTTCAGCCGCGACACGCAGGCCTGCCTGCGCCGGAACGAAGCGAGCAAGGCCAGCGACTTCTCGGCCCTGGCGGCGGGCATGGCGCGCGGCTGGAGTCAGCATCTGCCGCTCGCGCCGACGCTCAATCAAGGCCTGTAG
- a CDS encoding NAD(P)-dependent oxidoreductase yields the protein MRIVVMGASQGTGALAVKTALERGHSVTAFARSPEKLVLEHPKLTRLKGDFHQRSSVDEAVRGQDAVIITVSSTSLKGFKENPNYFSQGTGYAIEAMKAQGVRKLSVLSALGTGESRRLLNVIAEKLLVSFLLKLPFEDHERQEKLVRESGLDWVIARPGRLTDGPARKRYVKKTALEKVPFAISRADVADFLVEAVEVDTWVRQAVQLGG from the coding sequence ATGCGAATCGTGGTCATGGGTGCATCGCAGGGAACGGGCGCGCTGGCGGTGAAGACGGCGCTGGAGCGCGGGCATTCCGTCACGGCCTTCGCCCGGAGCCCGGAGAAGCTGGTGCTCGAACACCCGAAGCTCACCCGGCTGAAGGGTGACTTCCACCAGCGGTCCTCCGTGGACGAGGCGGTTCGTGGCCAGGACGCGGTCATCATCACCGTCTCGTCCACTTCGCTGAAGGGCTTCAAGGAGAACCCGAACTATTTCTCCCAGGGCACCGGCTACGCCATCGAGGCGATGAAGGCGCAGGGCGTCCGGAAGCTCTCGGTCCTGAGCGCGCTGGGCACGGGGGAGAGTCGGCGGCTCCTCAACGTCATCGCCGAAAAGCTGCTCGTCTCCTTCCTGCTGAAGCTGCCTTTCGAGGACCACGAGCGCCAGGAGAAGCTCGTGCGCGAAAGCGGGCTCGACTGGGTCATCGCGCGGCCGGGCCGGCTCACCGACGGGCCTGCCCGGAAGCGGTACGTGAAGAAGACAGCCCTCGAAAAGGTTCCGTTTGCCATCTCCCGGGCCGACGTTGCCGACTTCCTCGTCGAAGCGGTGGAGGTCGACACGTGGGTGCGGCAGGCGGTCCAGCTCGGCGGCTGA
- a CDS encoding C39 family peptidase, whose product MRKSRSTVLALLVTTLALVPTMATAGQSASIRWAASRGDFLAWQLSGVSRAADGTLQLFPGQAWSGTDPYGPGGYYGGTYYNGGAFVQGEATSPIISSAFAFREAIASWEATTPTGTWVETFIRVQVSGTWTKWFSLGVWASDAAPVRRHSVDSQADSVARVSIDTLLVTAKKSAASAWQVKTRLFSVDGLATPTLHASALTTSTSPEARPTVPPGNPARWNQVLAVPQCSQMVYPDGGEVWCSPTSTAMVLKYWTGDTSGCEPAVRAAVSGVHDWFYGGHGNWPFNTAYAAHQGFQAHVARFTSFAQLEPWLSAGVPAILSVAWGKGELTGAPIPSTAGHLIVLAGFDAAGNAVVNDPAGASDTAVRRTYLRSELEPLWLSRSGGTAYLIYPRGWTVPAL is encoded by the coding sequence TTGAGGAAGTCCAGGTCCACCGTACTCGCGCTGCTCGTCACGACACTCGCGCTCGTCCCCACGATGGCCACGGCGGGCCAGAGCGCCTCCATCCGCTGGGCGGCGAGCCGGGGCGACTTCCTCGCCTGGCAGCTCAGCGGAGTGAGCCGGGCGGCGGATGGCACCCTTCAGTTGTTCCCGGGCCAGGCCTGGTCCGGCACGGACCCCTACGGGCCGGGCGGCTACTACGGGGGCACGTATTACAACGGCGGCGCGTTCGTTCAGGGCGAGGCCACCAGCCCCATCATCAGCAGCGCGTTCGCCTTCCGCGAGGCCATCGCCTCGTGGGAGGCCACGACTCCCACGGGCACCTGGGTGGAGACCTTCATCCGCGTGCAGGTGAGCGGCACCTGGACGAAGTGGTTCAGCCTGGGCGTGTGGGCCTCGGACGCCGCCCCGGTGCGGCGCCACTCGGTGGACTCCCAGGCAGACAGCGTGGCGCGAGTCTCCATCGACACGCTGCTCGTCACCGCCAAGAAGTCGGCCGCGAGCGCCTGGCAGGTGAAGACGCGCCTGTTCAGCGTGGATGGCCTGGCCACGCCCACCCTGCACGCCAGCGCGCTCACCACCTCCACCTCACCGGAGGCCCGGCCCACCGTCCCGCCCGGCAACCCCGCCCGGTGGAACCAGGTGCTCGCGGTGCCGCAGTGCTCGCAGATGGTCTACCCGGACGGCGGTGAGGTCTGGTGCAGCCCCACCTCCACGGCCATGGTGTTGAAGTACTGGACGGGAGACACCAGCGGCTGCGAGCCGGCCGTGCGGGCGGCCGTCAGCGGTGTCCATGATTGGTTCTACGGCGGGCATGGCAACTGGCCCTTCAACACGGCGTACGCGGCCCACCAGGGCTTCCAGGCCCATGTGGCGCGCTTCACGAGCTTCGCCCAATTGGAGCCGTGGCTCTCCGCCGGAGTGCCGGCCATCCTCAGCGTCGCGTGGGGCAAGGGCGAGCTGACGGGCGCGCCCATCCCCTCCACCGCGGGTCACCTCATCGTGCTCGCGGGCTTCGACGCGGCCGGCAACGCCGTGGTGAATGACCCGGCGGGCGCCAGCGACACCGCCGTGCGGCGCACCTACCTTCGCTCGGAATTGGAGCCGCTGTGGCTGTCGCGCTCTGGAGGCACGGCCTACCTCATCTACCCACGGGGCTGGACGGTGCCCGCGTTGTAG